Part of the Desulfobacterales bacterium genome, ACCCTATATAGAAAGAGTTTATGGAATATTCATCTAAAGTATTAATTATTGAAAAGGAATTTGTTTCAGTAGATGCAACATATAAATATTGTCCATCTGCTGAACCAATAACTCCGTATGGAGAGCCTTCAAGTGTCACCTCTTTTACTACCAAGCCTTCATAAAGGCTTACAATTGATATGCTCTTACTATTTCGATTTGCTACGTATAAAAAACCACCATCTAAGGATATATCAATTCCATAAGGAGATTTTCCTACAGGGATATCCCATACAAGATTATGCTCACCAGAAGATTCTAAAACCAAAACTTTATCATTATCGCTGCAAGTAATATACAAGAATGATCCACCATAGGAAAGAGCAATTCCATGAGAATTTACTCCTATATCAATATTTGTGACTGAATAATCTGAAGTATCAATTACAGAAAAAAAAGTGCTATTCTGGTTAGTAACATATACATATCTTCCAAAAGGAGATATAGCTACACCGCATGGAGAATTACCAACAGGCACTTTAGTAATTAAACTCAAATCAGTCATTCTGATTACAGATACATTATTTTCATTACTGTTTGGAATAAATCCATATAAGATGGCATAAGCACTTTTTGGTAAAAGAAAATAACCTATTATTAGAAGTATAATGTAAAATATTTTGTTTCTTTGCATGTAAATAATTTCCTTCTTATTGACGTTTAATTTCCCTTTAAAAATTTTTTTCCATGGGATTTAAAGTTTCAACTTATAATTTTTCAATACTGTTTTGTCAATCACAAGTCATGCAAAGTTATAAAACTCTAATTAAAATAAAAAAATAAAAATAGTAATGGTATATCACAAAATGTTTTGAGAGTCATTCACTATGTTTTCCATTTTTTTCTTAAATTGAATTTCTGGTTTAAATCTAACTTCTTTTATATTTGGTAGTTCTGCTATTTTACGCATGATATTAACCCCTTCTGTTTCATAATTTGCTATAATGTCAGCGGTGACTTCAAATGGATTTCCCAGAGAAATTCCTAATTTTCCGGGCCTCAAACGCCATCCTCTTGTAATATCTGATCCTCCCACTAAGCTAATCGGAGCAATATAGTCGCCTGGTCGCATATAAGTTTGAAGATATTTAGGATTAACATATTTCATTACCACTGCACCATCAGGGTCAGTATATGACCGAGAGCCTTCAGGAAAAATTAAAAAGCTTTCTTTCATGACGGTTTTAAAAATATCGTAATCTTCACGTTTGAAATCTTGCATTGACTCAACGAAGTTTTCCGTTTCAAAATAACTCGTCAGCTCTTCAGCGTGTTTTGCATCAAAAAATGACGTATGTTTTTGAAACTTATCGGTATCTTTATCTGTCAGAACCTTCATAAACTCTTCATAATCCAGTTTTTTGATAAGGTAAAGGCCAGATTCAGGTAATTTGATAAGGCATTGCGTTCTTTTGGCTGTTTTTTTTAATTCGTCAGCTAATCCGTCTGTTTTGATTGCCGTTGTTTTTTGTGATGGCATAGTAATGAAAAGATTGCCAACATTTGCTGCACCATTTCGTAACACTACGTTAGAAAACATCCTTGGGCCAACAATAGTGTTGCAATTTTTTGCTAAATTGTGGAAGCCCAGTTTTCGTATCACACTTCGCACGAAGTAGGGACCAAGATATCCTTCATGGTGTCCAACAAAAAAAATTCGGTAACCTTTGTTTTTTATATCTGAAATCCGTTTTAGAATTTGAATTACTTCTGTTTTTTCAATAGCATCTGAATTGCTGTTTTTAAACGAAACACGAGAACCATTTTTATCAACCAAAATAATATCTATCACATTTTTTTTTTCAGCACGTTCAAAAAATTTATGCCAGAACGCTGAGTCGGGCAATACCTTAAAAATACAGCGATCAAATGAAAACTGTATAGCCAGTAACTGTTCAATCCGTGATTTAGAGAATTCCTGAAAAAATTTATGCTGAAGTAACTGATTTTTCTTTTCAGATAGTTTAGTTTTAATATCCGGAAAATGTTTGTTTATATCAAGCCCATGCTTTGAGCAGAAATCCATAATTTCTTCGAGCAGTTTAATAGCCCTTTCATTATGGTGAGGACGCCTCATAGAATATAACTTTGTTTTGATAAATTCAACCATCTCTTTAAAATTCAGATGATTTTTCCAATCTCTTGATCGTTTTATGAACCCTTGAAACCAAGAATATCTCATTAAAAAATGCTGAAATTTTTCAGAAAATTTATCTGCGGCACCAGCTAATCTCGAAAATAGTGATAGAAGTCTGTTTGATAAATTGTAGAGATGTTTTTTTTCGTCTATATTTGATAGGGTTTCTTCAAGTTTGTTTTTATTTTTTAAAATAAATTGAATAATTTCATCGGTATGACGATTATTTTTAACGTCTGCCCACCATTTAGATAATGGTGTTTTGTCTATTAGTTTCAAAATTTATACTTCCTATAAAAATTAGTATTTTAATGAAACAATCTGTTACAAACTTAAAATAATATGTCAATAAAAAAAACACGTATGTTATCTAAGTTGCATTCCTAATGAATATAAATTAAATAACTTCTCACTTTCTGTAGTGGCGACCGGCTGGTCGCCATACAAACATCTACAAAGGGAATAACCTTAACTTAATTTTAAGAGATCTCAGATATAAAATCTTCAATAAATTTAATAAAAAGCCTTACCCCAAAACCTGTTCCTCCAAAACTATAATAGGATTCGTCTTTTTTTGTAGAAGCAGGACCAGCAATATCAAGGTGAGCCCATTTTGTATCGCCAACAAATTCTAAAAGAAATAAAGCTGCTGTAATTGCACCACCATATTTGTCATCCGAAACATTTTTAATATCAGCTATTTCACTCTTTAATTGATCTTTATAAAAATCGGGTAATGGAAGTCTCCAACAAAGCTCGTTTGTTCTTTCTCCAGCCTTAATAATTTTTGATGCAAGCTCATCATCAAGGGAAAATAAACCAGCTATTTTTGTTCCAAGAGCTGCCATGCATGAGCCTGTAAGAGTAGCAATATCTATTAGGATATCAGGTTTATAAATTTGAACGGCATAGGACATTGCATCCATTAATATCAATCTGCCCTCAGCGTCAGTATTTAATATTTCTACTGTTTTTCCGTCATAGCTTTTAATTACATCGCCGGGTCTTGTAGCTGTGCCAGAAGGCATATTTTCTACAATAGGTATAATAGAAATAACATTTGCATTAAGCTTTAGCTTTGAAGCTGTAAAAATAGCAGCGGCAGATGCAGCTGCTCCAGCCATATCAATTTTCATGTCTTCAAGTCCGCTTTGGGATTTTAAACTAATACCGCCTGAATCAAAAGTAACTCCTTTACCGATAAGAGCTATCGTCTTTTTAGCTTTTTCAGGCATATACTCAAGAATAACCATTGAAGGTTCACAAACGCTTCCAGATGCTACAGCAACGATGCCTCCAAATCCCTTTTGCTCAAGAATTTTACCACTGAAAACAGTGGCTTTAATATTTTCTTTTTCAGCAATATCTATTATTGATTGTGTAAACTGTTCAGGTTTTTTCAAGTTGGAAGGTATATTTACCCAATTTCTGGCAAGAAAAGTTCCATCACAAATGGTTTTAATTTTATCAGGTAAATAGGCATATTGAGCTATCGTATCGATATTCGCAATAAAGCAAATCTTTTTTAAAGGAATCTTGTCATTGTCTTTTTTTTGTTTATATCCGTCAAAAATATAATTACCAAGATAAGCTCCTTCCATTAAAGATTCTAACAATTCGTCTTTTTGAATTTTAGTAAGATTTTGAGTTGGAACTTCAATATATACTTCAGAAAACTTATTTTTAATATTTTTCTTTACCACACCGCCTGCAAAAGATCTCAACACTTCCGTCGAAATTTTGTCGTTTTCGCCTATTCCTTTAAATATTATTCTTTCAGCATTAATTCCGGGATATCCGTAAAATATTAATTCTTCGTCTTTTTTACCTTTAAACTCTTTTATCTCCTTTGCCTTAGCTATTAATGGAGATATTATATCATCTTCAAATATATCTTTATCTTCGCATACAGGGATAATAAGCACTTTCAATTTTTCTTTTTTTACATCGATGTATTTTAATTCTATCAATTTTTATAAGCTCCTTAAGTTTTTTGATATACAGGTTTATAATACTGGGCAAGCTCATTATCATTTAATTTGCCCATAGTTATTTTAAGGGGTTCATTTCTATTATAAGCTAAACGAAGCCAATTTTTTATTTCTTCTCCTAAATTTTCTTCTCCTACACCTTTCGATTTTTTATCAGAATCTATTCTATTGTCAAGATTACCTGAGTTTATAAAAGTCCAAATATCTCCTGACTTAGAAATTACACCTGTATGACCCTTAGTGGGCGTTGAAAACGAAAGAATACATCCTTTTTCTAAAAGATTTTCCATTTCTCCTGAAACTTTTTTTGCTGTAGCATCAGGATTATTAACTTTTATAAAAGATTTACCATAAATTTTAGACCCAGATGATTCAATGAGGCCTTCTCCATTCAAATAAGAATTTTGAGCGAGACCTTTATCTAAAGCCATTTTTTCTAATTTACGCTTTAATCCTCCAAAACCATTATATTTTATACCAAGCTTTTCAAGACCTGATATAATAAGCTCATAGCAATCAATTTTATTATAAGGGGTTCCTAAAAACGGTTTAACAGCATCTGCCAATTTATCAGAAAATGTTGTATTGGCACTATTAGCAGATTTTTGACTTTCTTCATATTTTATTGAATTTATCCTAAAATTTTGAGGTATCTTTTGAGCATATTCCAATGAATTAGATTGATTTTTCCAATTAATTTCTAAAGTTTCTGGAGAAATATAAATCTTTGTGCCAGGCATAATTTTTCTGTAGGACTTAGCTTTATTAACATCAGAATAAATTATATTCCAGCAATCCTTTCCATAAATTGGATTTTTTATCAATAACTCTGAAACAGTAGGGTTTGATTCATTGATTTCGCCTAAAAAGACAGGATCTGCTTTATTTTCATTTGTTTCAGTTATTGCGGTTATTGCAGAATTTTCTTTTTTTGCTTCAATGTTGAAATATTCGCGAGTTTTCATGCTAAGTATTGTAGAAAAATCGGAATTCTTAGGGGAGTTATTCTTAGTTGGAAAAAAAGCCCTCATTAATTCTGTGCTGTTTATTTGATTTGCTTCCATACTTTATATTCCCTTATGCTTATTTATTTAATTAATCTTAAATTTATACGAAAAAATATAAAGCAAATATTATACCTGTTAATAAATTTTTTTAAACATCTGGCGTCGTTCATTTTAATGCTTTTACAAACTTTGCCGTAAAGCCCCTGCCCTGCGCAGGCAATGTTACTTACCTGCACACGCAGTGTTAATAGTAATTAAACATAAAACAACGTTAAGTCGATTAGCTACATTTAGGGGTTGTAAGCACAAAACCCCTAAATGTTTCATAGTGGCATAAATAGATGAGTTGCATATTTTTTAGGATTGATATATATGGGGTTATCCAGTTCCACTTAACATCCAACGAACGACTTAGGCAGTTCCTATTCCCCGATGGTTATTCTGTGCACGTTACCAAATACCCAAGTTGGTAAACTAACCATTCCCCATTTTGGGTAGAGCCTGTCAGCATATTTGGCTCATCTTAGTTTACGAGGTTTATCAGAACTTCACATATGTTTGCCATATCGCTCAGCCTAGCCCCCTTACCACATTTATGCTTGCAGTCTTCAACCTTACCTCTCGGTTCGGATTTAGGCTTAACCGCCAAGGGGTTCATTGTCTTGACAGCTCCACACAGTTTCGTTACCGATACCGCATGTGTCAGTAGGCTACCAATGGTGCAATATTGGGTTATATCTCCTTGTATAACAGAATGTTAAGCGACTTCTGGTCGCACCGGGTATAACTAAACAAAAAGGGGAAATTCCCCATAGACTTATTTGAGTGTTTTTAGCTATACTTCAAGCATATTTTTTATGCTCAAAAACGAGCATTTTGAAGAAAATAAAATTCTTTTTGAAAAAAATAGATACAATACCAGTTTTAGATTCTCACGTCATTTCATCGCAACGGGTTTTCAGAATGCATTCAGTTTCAAAAACGACGTTGGACAGTTACTTCACATAAGAACAGGGAATAACCCTCGCTTCTTAGCAAGATCCCGTCCAGCTTTAATTCGTTCACGGATTAGCTCACGTTCAAATTCAGCTATACCTGCAAAAACATTCATAATCATCCGTCCGGCATGTGATGTAGAATCAGCCCAAGGTTCTGAAATAGATTGAAATCCTGCATCAACTTCTTTGATTCTTTCAACGATTTCAAATAAATCCCGAATCGATCTTGCTAATCTATCTAATTTCCATATAACAATAATATCACCCTTACGAAGTTGATCGAGCATTTTTTATAATTCTGGCCGACTACGTTCTCTGCCAGAAATTTTTTCCTTATAAATATGTTCACATCCAAAATTTTTAAAAGTATCAAGCTGCATGTTTAAATTTTGATCTTCAGTTGAAACACGTGCATATCCGATTTTCATATTGATCCTTTTTTTTCTTTTAAATAAGTTTGCAAAATATACTGCAAAATAATTTGATTTTGCAAATAAATTTTGCAAAAATTGAACACTATGAAAATATTTTTTTTGTTTGATGGCTTTTTTGCAAAAATTAGGAGTTTTGCGAATTAACTTTAATTATTCAAATGGCGCCTTGTGACACGACTGTTGGATCTACCCCACAGATAAGTATTTATGAAACACAAAATTTATTACATACTTTTTCTTTTTTTTGTTTGCTTTATTGAGCCTAATTTATCATGGGCTGAAAATGATCGATATTTTTCTTTCTATGGGGCACAGGTTAGCTATAATGATCTGAAAGATCTTGCTATTTTTAAAACTGATTTAAAAAGCTCATATTTTATAGCCTGCGCCATAGGAAAAGAGCTCTGGAAAAAAAACAATCTATTTTCCATTGAAGGTGAGGTCCAGTTTGTAAAGCATATTGGCGGCTACCGGTTTGAATGTGATTGCGGAGCCTGCAGTAATACTGGTTGGGATTGGGGAGAAGGTAGGAACTATGAAAACAGGGCGTTTGCAAAACAAACCCATGAAGAATTCAATGCTGCACTGATTATAAGATGGTCATATTTCCCCTGGGATTACTTAATAGATACCAGTATTGCTGCTGGTGAAGGTCTGTCCTATGCAACAGAAAATCCACCAGCAGA contains:
- a CDS encoding leucyl aminopeptidase, translating into MIELKYIDVKKEKLKVLIIPVCEDKDIFEDDIISPLIAKAKEIKEFKGKKDEELIFYGYPGINAERIIFKGIGENDKISTEVLRSFAGGVVKKNIKNKFSEVYIEVPTQNLTKIQKDELLESLMEGAYLGNYIFDGYKQKKDNDKIPLKKICFIANIDTIAQYAYLPDKIKTICDGTFLARNWVNIPSNLKKPEQFTQSIIDIAEKENIKATVFSGKILEQKGFGGIVAVASGSVCEPSMVILEYMPEKAKKTIALIGKGVTFDSGGISLKSQSGLEDMKIDMAGAAASAAAIFTASKLKLNANVISIIPIVENMPSGTATRPGDVIKSYDGKTVEILNTDAEGRLILMDAMSYAVQIYKPDILIDIATLTGSCMAALGTKIAGLFSLDDELASKIIKAGERTNELCWRLPLPDFYKDQLKSEIADIKNVSDDKYGGAITAALFLLEFVGDTKWAHLDIAGPASTKKDESYYSFGGTGFGVRLFIKFIEDFISEIS